The Cryptomeria japonica unplaced genomic scaffold, Sugi_1.0 HiC_scaffold_1290, whole genome shotgun sequence genome segment ttaatttttgaaatttcattaACCCTTAATGCTTTTAGAGTTGCATTAGTTTTAGCTTCAATTGAATTTAGCAAAGATTATTTGAAGTATTATTATACTCAATTTAGGTATCATGTATGTTATTGTGAAGGAAAACACGTTCATCTAAAATTTGGAGGATTGATataatgaatttaaaatttttactcAAATTAATAACAAAATgacattttaaagttttttttcatCTCTTATGATGTAATCTAACTTTTAACAATGATAGTGACATCTTTATTGGTAGATGTTATACAACCCTTACCAACTGAACTTGATAACTAGAAGTCTAGCACCATTTTCCATATCATTAGTAGTTGGCTCGAGGAAGCAACAAGATATGGGATTAAGGCAAGACCTAAATCAAGGATTGAACCTCATGAAGTTAGAGCTCAAGCAATTTTGAACAGACGTGATGATGACACGGACTATTGTAGCACATAAAACTTTTATTTTCTCATCCCTCTCCATTATTATCATCTACTAGGCGAAGAGCACCAGTTACCATTCATATTCCAATAACCATTCACTCCTTGCATACCCAACCCTCCAATTACCAACTTTaggaaaaaccaaaaaacaaataactaaaagctCAATAAGAAATTACACGTGTCAATAACTgctcattttttagcttttttcAATTAtcattggcccatttgtgcactcTTATTGGTAACCATAGCACATGACTATTGGAGCATTTGTGCAAAAGTATTGACGATTTTAAGTGCACGGTTATTGGGGCATTTTTAAATAGGTATTGTGACACTTTGAAAATGTATTTTTTGACCCTTGCACGCACAAAGGATCCCATAGTGTGCATCGTTACTATCCAGAAACCAAAATAATAGCTATAAACAGtcaagtcgcatatgaagacaacaaaaaaataatCGTCAAAATCCGATATGCCTTTTAGAATATGTGAAATTAACTATGACAACTACTGATACGCTTCCCCTAACACCCACATCGATGCGAGATTATTTACATGCACTCTACCTGCTCATGTTGAAAAGAAAAACGATAGACGCAACCTTCTGTCAACAGATCTCTGTGATTGGGACCTGCTGTCGTTGTATAGAGACACAGTCCCTCCCTAGTGGCGTTTCCCTGGCGCCCATTACACAAACAAATCGCATCTTTATACCATGCTATAAACGTTGATGGCTTCATCACTTGTCCCCATGCAGCCCAAAAATCTTTCTGGTCAGATGTGGGGATCCAATACCATCATGTCGAAACAAAGACAATATGTTTTTAAACTAAATTATATAGATACGGATATCTCTGCATACTCTATATTCCATTAAAAATAATTCTAGTAGTGTTGGAAAGAATAATCCCAACTACCGATAAGGCATTGCTGAAGAATTAAAGATCCTCTGCCTCCTTTCTACAGAGCTTAACTTATTTATTCACTGTCACACTGCAGATATCACATTTATTCACTGTCATACTGCAGATATCACATGCTGTGCAAGAAATATATTGCTCTATGCCCGTTTCTCTCTCCACTGTAGTTGCATAACCTTATGTGCATTGCAATGTTTCTCTGCACTGTAGATGCATAGCCTTATATATATTGCAATGTGTTTGTATTCTATGCTGTTTCTCTCTCCACCGTAGATAAATAACCTTCTATATATTGCAATGTGTTTGAAATTTCTACTCACTCTTTCGTGAGTCCAGCTCTGTAGAGCTGTAAAGAAGATTGTGAGATTCAATATTTATTGTGAGCAATATAAATCAGTATGCTTGTTTTCTTTTTCCATGGAGATTTGAGCAGCGATTCGGAGAATCAGAATAGATATATCGCAAGGAGTTTACTTGAATAATTTGGAGGGCAGACAATTATAATTAACTTTATATTGAACTTCATAACCATGATCATTCTATGTTTGACAAGTTCTAAACTCTGGCAAACTTGATCTAAAACTCTGTGATCTACCAATAGATTTCTCAAATATAAAATACCATACATCATTTGAGCAGAGGCTTGATGCTTTTATTAATTATGGTTTCACATACACAACACTTACTGACAGAATAGAAGAAATCACTCTAAAGCAAAATACATCACCATTATTGATCTGGTAGTAGAGTTTCGAGGAGTATTACTTAAACTATAGGTAGTGACAACATATCTCAGTGTTCACCAATTTGTAGTGTAACGAAGTAAAATATATATCATTATTTAACATTCCAAATTGAGGCTGACAGATCTGCGGCTACACGGGCTGTGGCTTTGATTGTGCTCCCTCCTTCCATGACTGCCATTTTGGCCTTGCCCTTCAACTCTTTCATTTTCTCCCTCGCCTTTCTTCCCTCCTCTCCTTCCATCAATTCCCTCACAGCTCTCTCCACTTCTTCTCTCTTCACAAATCCGTTGTTGTCCATCTTCAAATCTATGGCTACCTTAATCTGCTTCACCAGTATGACCTTGTTCATCCTCTGTTCGGCAAACAGTGGCCAAGCGATCATTGGGACTCCATGACAGACACTCTCCAACGTAGAATTCCACCCGCAATGAGAAAGGAAGCCTCCGGTAGAGGGGTGAGAAAGGATCCGTACTTGAGGAGCCCAATTAGGAAGCACCAGCCCACGGTCCCAGGTTCGACTCTCAAAACCCTCCGGTAAAAGCTGAGAAATGTCAGTTTCCAGAAAAGAGAAGTCCTCAGATTTGTACCCGCGCAGCACCCACAGGAACCGGTGGCCGCTGGCTTCGAGCCCAATTGCCAGATCTGTAATTTGCTCCCtcgacaaaacgcctgcgcttccGAAGGATACAAACAGAACAGACGAGGGAGGCTGCTCATCCAACCATTTGAGGCACCGGGACTCGTCAGGGGTATCAGATCCTTTGCAGATCAACGGACCTATCGGATAGATGGAGGGCGTTGCAAGGGTGGTAAGGGCCATGATGGCTTCCTCCTCCAGCTCAGCAAATGTGTTAATGAGAACCCCTGATACTTCCTTGAGGCGGGAGGCATGGTATATAACCCATTTAAAGGACGAATCCGACATGTCCTGAACGGGACTGGGCAGATCACGGGTAGGAATCGACGGAAGCCCCGATATCTCCACTTCATAATCGGCGTCTTTGAATGAAAGCTTAATCTCCGAAACGAGCTTTGGAAGATGTAGCAA includes the following:
- the LOC131873244 gene encoding UDP-glycosyltransferase 72B1-like, whose product is MWLYSCSEPESPKTIAWAYTFAYKKILQLPLPLMEKPHVVIFPLSMGIGHFLPAAELAKRLCHFHGFSITLIISKWMWTSQQHAVLERLASSALDIRFAEIPHITVDEDEQNMKIDTRISKFVQKAKPHIEDVLQSLRSSSLISAFITDICCTELLDVTAKLKMPAYLFVTSSAAFVCFLLHLPKLVSEIKLSFKDADYEVEISGLPSIPTRDLPSPVQDMSDSSFKWVIYHASRLKEVSGVLINTFAELEEEAIMALTTLATPSIYPIGPLICKGSDTPDESRCLKWLDEQPPSSVLFVSFGSAGVLSREQITDLAIGLEASGHRFLWVLRGYKSEDFSFLETDISQLLPEGFESRTWDRGLVLPNWAPQVRILSHPSTGGFLSHCGWNSTLESVCHGVPMIAWPLFAEQRMNKVILVKQIKVAIDLKMDNNGFVKREEVERAVRELMEGEEGRKAREKMKELKGKAKMAVMEGGSTIKATARVAADLSASIWNVK